The genomic segment TGCCGACGGCGACGCGCGTGGCCAGATGCAGGCTGCCGGAGACGCCCCAGACGACGCTGCGCAGCACGCGGCCGCCGTCGAGCGGGAAGGCCGGGAGGCTGTTGAATGCTGCGAGGATGAAGTTCGCCCCGGCCAGCAACCCGAGGAGCGCCGGCACGGCACGCGGGCATCCCAGCGCGGCGGCCGCCAGCAGCAGCACCGTGGAGAGCAGGCCGAGCACGACGCTGGTGAGCGGGCCGGCGACGGCCATGAAGAACTCGCACGCGGCCGTCGGGGGCTCATCCTCGAGCCGGCTGACCCCGCCGAACACGAACAGCGTGATGCCGGCCACGCGCATGCCCATCCCGCGGGCCACGAGCGAGTGGGCCACCTCGTGGAGCAGCAGCGACGCGAACAGCCCGGCCGTGCCGGCGGCGGCCAGGCCCCACCGGAGCAGCCGCGGCGCATCCGGTCCCAGCCCGACGCCGAACGGCCCCTGCGCGAGCGTCAGGAACACCAGGGCCACCAGGATGAGCCAGGACGCATTGGCCCTGATCGGCAGGCCGAACAGGCGAAACAACGTCTTGTCCCTGCCGGCGAACGGCATGGTGCTCCTCTCGCGGGCGCCCTTACGAACCGACCAGCTTGCGGAGCGCCTTGCGGGCTTCCGCGCGCTGGCTGACGCCGCCGTCGCGTGAGCGTTCCTTCTCCAGCTTCGCCAGGACGCGCTCGACCTCCTCGGCGTCGACCGGGAGCTGCACGGTGCGGCCCTTGAACGCGGACACGTAGGCGGCGTTGGCCAGTTCGACTTCGTTGAGCCCGTCCTCGCCGGAGGCCACCATCGGCGTGCCTTTGAGGAGGTGGTCGACGAACGGCCGGAAGACGTTGATGTGCGAGCCTCCGGACCGCGCGGGGATCTTGACCTCCTTCCACGTGCACCTGGGCGCGGGGATGAAGTCGGCGCGGGGTTCCTGGCACTCGAAGATGTGTTTCGAGACGGGCTGGGCCAGTTGCCCGAACCGCAGGGTGTTGTTCTCCCACACCAGGGTGCCCCTGTCGCCGACCAGCGTGAACGTGTCGCCGCCCGGCAACTCCGACGTCGTGGCGAAGAAATAGCCCGTCTTCTCGCCCTCGTAGCCGAACACGACGTGCGCCGTGTTCTCCACCTCGATGTCGTGCAGCCGCGTGCTCATGACGGAGGTGACGCTGCTCGGCATGCCGCCGATCCACTGGAACACGTCCATCTGATGGGGGGCCTGGTTCTGCAGGATGCCGCCCCCTTCGCCGTTCCAGGTGCCGCGCCAGGGGCTGCTGGCGTAGTAGGCCTGGGTGCGGTACCAGCTCGTGCAGACCAGGCTGACGCGCAGGAGGTCCCCCAGGCGCCCTCCGTCGACCATCTCCTTGATCTTGCGCATGGCGGGCGCCGTGCGCAACTGCAGCATCGAGCCCATGGCGACGCCGTTCTTCCGGCACGCCTCCACCAT from the Candidatus Brocadiaceae bacterium genome contains:
- a CDS encoding Gfo/Idh/MocA family oxidoreductase, with translation MASKTLKKVRFGIVGAGYIGKWHAQTILKQRSPKMTVGAIADSFGDAAQRAGEQFGIPAFTDPVKMFESGLIDAVIVGTPHFWHAPVAIQAARAGLHVMCEKPLAATIGPARAMVEACRKNGVAMGSMLQLRTAPAMRKIKEMVDGGRLGDLLRVSLVCTSWYRTQAYYASSPWRGTWNGEGGGILQNQAPHQMDVFQWIGGMPSSVTSVMSTRLHDIEVENTAHVVFGYEGEKTGYFFATTSELPGGDTFTLVGDRGTLVWENNTLRFGQLAQPVSKHIFECQEPRADFIPAPRCTWKEVKIPARSGGSHINVFRPFVDHLLKGTPMVASGEDGLNEVELANAAYVSAFKGRTVQLPVDAEEVERVLAKLEKERSRDGGVSQRAEARKALRKLVGS
- a CDS encoding CBS domain-containing protein, with the translated sequence MPFAGRDKTLFRLFGLPIRANASWLILVALVFLTLAQGPFGVGLGPDAPRLLRWGLAAAGTAGLFASLLLHEVAHSLVARGMGMRVAGITLFVFGGVSRLEDEPPTAACEFFMAVAGPLTSVVLGLLSTVLLLAAAALGCPRAVPALLGLLAGANFILAAFNSLPAFPLDGGRVLRSVVWGVSGSLHLATRVAVGIGSLASMTMMAAGGFLVLFPPHNLGGVWPIILGFFVYRAGRSSMQAVVLREQLTGETVRPFVTPQMVTVPEDLSIHAFVRDYAFRYRFNYYPVVDAWGRVAGLLDARAPGRVPAEFRTRADVRAVMQPVHETKLLHPDTPAMDALHLLHRSEPDVALIVDEGRPVGIVSIGALMEFVSLKMALSQTARLR